From one Bos indicus x Bos taurus breed Angus x Brahman F1 hybrid chromosome 7, Bos_hybrid_MaternalHap_v2.0, whole genome shotgun sequence genomic stretch:
- the LOC113896292 gene encoding olfactory receptor 2T8-like has protein sequence MENWNITADFILLGLFNHTGAHRFLFVLVLIVAFTSLVGNALMLLLILLDPRLHRPMYFLLSQLSLMDLMLISTIVPKMAVDYLTGRKFISPAGCGFQIFFFLTLGGGECFLLAAMSYDRYVAICHPLRYPVLMSWKLCLSMILGSWLLGAVDGLMQAAATLNFSFCSTHEIDHFFCEAPTLVRLACADTSVFEYVMYICCVLMLLIPISLILISYSLILAAVLQMHSNEAHKKAFATCSSHISVVGLFFGAAIFIYIRPKSYRSAKHDKFVSAFYTIFTPVLNPLIYSLRNSEVKGALRKCMDQWHCLKS, from the coding sequence ATGGAAAACTGGAATATCACTGCAGATTTCATTCTCCTAGGTCTCTTTAACCACACTGGAGCCCACCGGTTTCTCTTTGTGTTGGTTCTGATAGTTGCTTTCACCTCCCTCGTGGGCAATGCCCTCATGCTTCTCCTGATTCTCCTGGACCCCCGACTCCACAGGCCCATGTACTTCCTCCTGAGCCAACTCTCCCTCATGGACCTGATGCTGATTTCCACCATTGTGCCCAAAATGGCTGTTGACTATTTGACCGGCAGGAAGTTCATCTCCCCTGCTGGCTGTGGGTTCCAGATCTTCTTCTTCCTCACTTTAGGAGGGGGTGAGTGCTTCCTCTTAGCAGCCAtgtcctatgaccgctatgttgcTATTTGCCATCCACTGAGATACCCAGTCCTCATGAGTTGGAAATTATGCCTCAGTATGATCTTGGGGTCTTGGCTCCTTGGTGCAGTTGATGGACTCATGCAGGCTGCTGCTACCCTGAACTTCTCATTTTGCAGCACACATGAGATCGATCACTTCTTTTGTGAGGCGCCCACTCTTGTGCGTTTGGCTTGTGCTGACACTTCTGTCTTTGAGTATGTCATGTACATCTGCTGTGTGTTAATGCTCCTGATCCCCATTTCCCTCATCTTGATTTCCTATAGTCTCATCCTTGCTGCCGTTCTCCAGATGCATTCTAATGAAGCCCACAAGAAGGCATTTGCCACCTGCTCCTCACATATCTCTGTGGTGGGACTCTTTTTTGGAGCTGCCATTTTTATCTACATCAGACCCAAATCTTACAGGTCAGCTAAACATGATAAGTTTGTGTCAGCATTTTATACCATCTTCACCCCTGTGCTAAACCCCCTCATCTATAGTCTGAGGAACAGTGAGGTCAAGGGAGCTCTGAGAAAGTGTATGGATCAGTGGCACTGCCTTAAGTCTTGA